From a region of the Porphyromonadaceae bacterium W3.11 genome:
- the mobB gene encoding conjugal transfer protein MobB: MIAKISATANLGGTLGYNFRKVEQMEATVLLANGLYQQSGQPYTMEQVLEDMQLAIPDRCRTKKVVFHCSLNPHPDEHLDDDTLRAIAQEYMEELGYGEQPYIVFKHSDIAREHIHIVSLRVDSGGQKVNDRFEKWRSKRITTALEEKYSLISSSKKSVKEEKPALPMAVDINQGDIKQQIEGVMQFVLKHYTFQSLGELNAALAPYQLSAEEVKREYRGKQYDGVVYAPTDSKGNKVGTPIHASEIGRGVGYDALERRMEQSKSLIATHLGTVRGRLLEVMRSSPQTIEELQKGLKQVGLRAFIRKNEGGRLYGITCIDDKEGIVVNGSRLGKGYSANVFNTYFANPALNPFLNETLYRIPLAPNPPMEDLINENPPLGGWEESDVIGELIDELPVNRGNDDWKEAAWQRKLRRQNRPRLKGKRR; encoded by the coding sequence ATGATTGCGAAGATTTCTGCAACAGCCAATCTCGGGGGTACACTTGGCTACAACTTTAGGAAAGTGGAGCAGATGGAGGCTACTGTACTATTGGCAAATGGACTCTATCAGCAGAGTGGTCAGCCCTACACGATGGAGCAGGTTTTGGAGGATATGCAGTTGGCTATTCCAGATAGGTGCAGAACGAAGAAGGTGGTCTTTCACTGTTCGCTCAATCCACACCCTGATGAGCATCTGGACGATGATACTTTGAGGGCGATTGCCCAGGAGTATATGGAGGAGCTGGGGTATGGGGAGCAACCTTATATCGTCTTCAAGCACTCGGACATCGCTCGAGAGCATATCCACATCGTTTCACTTCGAGTGGATAGCGGGGGACAAAAGGTAAACGACAGATTTGAAAAGTGGCGAAGTAAGCGGATTACTACTGCCTTAGAAGAGAAGTATAGTCTGATATCGAGCTCTAAGAAGTCAGTAAAAGAGGAGAAACCTGCATTGCCTATGGCGGTGGATATAAATCAAGGGGATATCAAGCAACAGATAGAGGGTGTGATGCAGTTTGTACTGAAGCATTACACTTTTCAATCGCTTGGTGAACTCAATGCAGCACTTGCCCCATATCAACTGAGTGCTGAAGAGGTAAAGCGGGAGTATCGAGGCAAACAGTATGATGGCGTGGTTTATGCTCCAACAGATAGCAAGGGTAATAAAGTAGGAACACCAATACATGCTTCAGAGATTGGGAGAGGTGTGGGGTATGATGCTCTAGAGAGGCGAATGGAGCAGTCTAAGTCTTTAATTGCTACACACCTTGGAACTGTGCGTGGTCGTCTCTTGGAGGTGATGCGCTCATCTCCTCAGACGATAGAGGAGCTTCAGAAAGGATTAAAGCAGGTCGGTTTGCGAGCTTTTATCCGAAAAAATGAGGGCGGACGGCTCTATGGCATCACCTGTATAGACGACAAGGAGGGTATTGTAGTCAATGGCTCACGCTTAGGAAAAGGCTACTCTGCTAATGTCTTTAATACTTACTTTGCTAATCCAGCTCTCAATCCTTTTCTCAATGAGACTCTATACCGCATTCCTTTAGCCCCTAACCCTCCTATGGAGGACTTAATCAATGAAAATCCCCCTTTAGGGGGCTGGGAGGAGAGTGATGTAATAGGAGAACTAATTGATGAGCTACCAGTAAATAGAGGTAACGATGATTGGAAGGAGGCAGCTTGGCAACGCAAACTCCGCCGTCAGAATCGTCCTCGCTTAAAGGGTAAGAGAAGATAA